The Corynebacterium poyangense genome includes a window with the following:
- a CDS encoding GDSL-type esterase/lipase family protein: MSRSLAASAALAVVCALAQPIASADIVNQPFASPGRDGVTIDTQAALNPDTYQNPAEPQSVQPGNMVTFGDSIMANSTAGDVVFSMATKGVAKQDPKNRQIISEINPNINSHGCAQGSPSIPKDVSAQLGVPLNDYSCPGAVLYTANQGLMTISQQVDNAISDGALNDTTKYVLIQGGYNDIYNNYLTLTGEEANDEAIAAEIGQSTQRDLFARAIDDVINRVRVSAPHAKISLLGYHTITDNTPAGWQCIYHIGDGRENENVWNANGAFPVFWDTLGEVHVQKWMSEAASRNGVQFVDQRDFSAGHGECAAPQDRWVAGILLDTTTGSHNLALHLTDTGVHALSGHIVEQIR; this comes from the coding sequence ATGTCACGTTCTTTAGCAGCCTCAGCCGCTCTTGCTGTGGTCTGCGCTTTAGCTCAACCCATTGCTAGCGCGGATATTGTTAACCAGCCTTTTGCCTCTCCCGGTCGAGACGGCGTCACGATTGATACTCAAGCAGCGCTGAACCCGGATACATATCAAAATCCAGCCGAGCCTCAATCGGTTCAGCCAGGCAATATGGTGACGTTTGGTGACTCCATTATGGCGAATAGCACAGCAGGCGACGTGGTATTTTCCATGGCTACCAAGGGAGTAGCGAAGCAGGATCCGAAGAATCGTCAAATCATTAGTGAGATCAACCCCAACATTAATTCTCATGGTTGCGCCCAGGGTAGCCCGAGTATCCCGAAAGACGTCTCGGCTCAGCTGGGAGTACCACTAAATGACTATTCTTGTCCTGGGGCCGTGCTCTATACCGCTAATCAGGGCTTGATGACTATTTCTCAACAAGTCGATAATGCTATTAGCGATGGGGCATTAAATGACACCACTAAGTATGTCCTTATTCAAGGTGGATATAACGACATCTATAACAACTACTTGACCTTGACTGGTGAAGAAGCCAATGATGAGGCTATCGCGGCTGAAATTGGTCAGTCCACCCAGCGGGATCTTTTTGCGCGAGCAATCGATGATGTTATTAATCGCGTCAGGGTCAGTGCCCCTCATGCTAAGATTTCTTTGCTGGGGTACCACACCATCACCGATAACACCCCGGCTGGTTGGCAGTGCATTTACCATATCGGTGACGGCAGGGAAAACGAGAACGTATGGAATGCGAACGGAGCTTTCCCGGTGTTTTGGGATACTTTGGGTGAGGTCCATGTTCAAAAGTGGATGAGTGAAGCCGCGTCCCGAAATGGTGTGCAGTTTGTGGACCAGCGCGACTTCTCTGCTGGTCATGGCGAGTGTGCTGCTCCTCAGGATCGCTGGGTGGCGGGTATTTTGTTGGATACCACAACGGGTTCGCACAACTTGGCTCTGCACTTGACGGACACCGGTGTTCACGCTTTGAGTGGGCACATCGTTGAACAGATTAGATAG
- the greA gene encoding transcription elongation factor GreA gives MADEQKQYITPETKAKLEAELNALIENRPVIAAEINERREEGDLKENAGYDAARELQDQEEARIKQISEILANSTTERENITEGIAHVGSVVHVYYNGDKGAKETFLIGTRAAAIDNPDLETYSEHSPLGAAVLGAHEGETREYTAPNGNTISVTIVSAEPYNSEKAATLRSR, from the coding sequence ATGGCAGATGAGCAGAAGCAGTACATTACCCCGGAAACTAAGGCCAAGCTGGAAGCTGAGCTGAATGCCTTAATTGAAAACCGGCCGGTGATTGCCGCTGAGATTAATGAGCGTCGCGAAGAAGGCGACCTGAAGGAAAATGCGGGCTACGATGCAGCTCGTGAGCTTCAGGATCAAGAAGAAGCCCGGATCAAGCAAATCTCTGAGATTCTCGCTAACTCCACGACCGAACGTGAAAACATCACTGAAGGTATCGCCCACGTTGGGTCCGTGGTTCACGTCTATTACAACGGCGATAAAGGTGCTAAAGAGACTTTCCTCATTGGCACCCGCGCTGCAGCCATTGATAACCCGGATTTGGAAACCTACTCTGAGCACTCTCCCCTGGGTGCAGCTGTCCTTGGTGCTCATGAAGGAGAAACACGCGAATACACCGCCCCCAATGGCAACACCATTTCAGTAACTATTGTTTCCGCCGAGCCTTATAACTCCGAAAAGGCTGCTACGCTTCGAAGTCGTTAA
- a CDS encoding DUF4307 domain-containing protein — MPRDTRNLPPERYGTPNPQPQSRTIAGKWLVIGVVVILILSVVTVLWFSRQKNTTADVSASMAGFSRVNDSLLSMDIDVTRVNVDVPSYCIVTALNYDRAEVGRREVIIPSGGEKTQRIHTQIPSNDIPVSGTVYGCSTSLPAHLQQ, encoded by the coding sequence ATGCCTCGAGATACCAGGAATCTTCCTCCCGAACGCTACGGGACCCCGAATCCACAGCCGCAATCCCGCACCATTGCTGGAAAATGGTTAGTCATCGGGGTCGTCGTCATATTGATCCTTTCCGTGGTGACTGTGTTGTGGTTTAGTCGGCAAAAAAACACGACTGCCGATGTCTCCGCAAGCATGGCGGGATTTTCACGAGTTAATGATTCCCTGTTGAGCATGGACATCGACGTAACCCGGGTGAATGTGGATGTCCCCAGCTACTGCATTGTGACGGCTCTTAACTATGACCGCGCAGAGGTGGGGCGACGAGAGGTGATTATTCCTTCCGGAGGAGAAAAAACTCAACGCATTCATACTCAGATCCCCAGTAACGACATCCCCGTTTCCGGTACTGTCTATGGATGCTCGACGTCTCTTCCTGCCCACCTACAGCAATAG
- the mca gene encoding mycothiol conjugate amidase Mca, with product MKDLVSKYRILAVHAHPDDESSKGAATLARYAAEGHRCMVVTCTGGERGDILNPAMDKPGIKENMTKVRREEMAAAVNALGVEHRWLGYVDSGLPEGNPLPPLPQGCFALEDNETVLRDLVGIYREFQPHVIITYDENGGYPHPDHLKVHEVSMLAWEASGDPEYAPELGDPWTPLKLYYTHGFIRQRMQLFHDLLIKEGKASPYGPMLERWKANRADIMARVTTQVRCEDYFEARDDALRAHATQIDPAGAFFGTPVEVQRKLWPTEEFELARTRVSTELPEDDLFAGID from the coding sequence ATGAAAGATCTCGTGAGTAAGTATCGGATTTTAGCTGTCCATGCTCATCCAGATGATGAATCATCTAAAGGAGCTGCTACTTTAGCTCGTTATGCTGCCGAAGGGCATCGTTGCATGGTGGTAACCTGCACCGGCGGCGAACGAGGCGATATTTTAAACCCGGCGATGGATAAACCTGGAATTAAAGAAAATATGACCAAGGTTCGTCGCGAAGAAATGGCAGCTGCGGTGAATGCACTCGGGGTGGAACATCGTTGGTTAGGCTACGTGGATTCCGGCCTTCCCGAAGGAAATCCGCTGCCACCTTTACCTCAAGGCTGCTTCGCTTTAGAAGATAACGAGACAGTGTTACGAGACTTAGTGGGGATTTACCGGGAATTCCAACCTCACGTAATTATCACTTATGACGAAAATGGTGGATACCCCCATCCGGATCACCTCAAAGTCCACGAGGTTTCTATGCTGGCGTGGGAGGCTTCCGGGGATCCAGAGTATGCACCTGAACTTGGTGATCCGTGGACACCCTTGAAGCTGTACTACACCCATGGTTTTATTCGTCAGCGGATGCAGTTATTTCATGACTTATTGATTAAAGAGGGGAAAGCCAGCCCTTATGGGCCGATGCTAGAAAGATGGAAAGCTAATCGCGCTGACATCATGGCTCGAGTGACCACCCAAGTGCGCTGTGAGGACTATTTTGAGGCACGTGATGATGCTCTGCGAGCTCACGCCACTCAAATTGACCCTGCTGGGGCCTTCTTCGGAACCCCCGTTGAGGTGCAGCGTAAGCTATGGCCGACGGAAGAATTTGAATTAGCTCGTACCCGGGTGTCTACCGAATTGCCCGAGGATGACTTATTTGCCGGGATTGACTAA
- a CDS encoding isoprenyl transferase, with the protein MRLLSRLLYPLYEARLRRELRGARQPRHVAVMCDGNRRWAREAGFDDVSHGHRVGARKIAELVEWCHETDVELVTLYLLSTENLRRESAELSLLFDIIVDVVSELVSGENNCRVRLVGDLSLLPEKISTRLQSEISNTENNTGVAVNVAVGYGGRKEIVDAVHAVIDEEVASGTDIHDLAEKITVDSISAHLYTRGQPDPDLVIRTSGEQRLSGFLIWQAAYSEIWFTDTYWPAFRRIDFLRALREYSGRSRRFGK; encoded by the coding sequence GTGAGGTTACTTTCCCGTTTGCTCTACCCGCTTTATGAAGCGCGTCTACGCCGAGAGCTGCGTGGTGCCCGGCAACCCCGTCACGTTGCGGTCATGTGCGATGGCAACCGGCGTTGGGCAAGAGAAGCTGGCTTTGATGATGTCAGCCATGGTCACCGGGTCGGTGCCCGGAAGATAGCTGAACTGGTGGAGTGGTGCCATGAAACTGATGTTGAGTTAGTCACTCTCTATTTGCTATCGACGGAGAATCTTCGCCGCGAATCCGCTGAGCTTAGCCTGCTTTTCGACATCATCGTAGATGTGGTATCGGAATTAGTAAGCGGTGAGAATAACTGTCGGGTCCGACTAGTAGGCGATTTATCCTTATTGCCCGAGAAGATTAGCACCCGACTCCAATCTGAAATTTCTAACACAGAGAACAACACGGGTGTTGCGGTAAATGTAGCTGTTGGCTATGGGGGGCGGAAAGAAATCGTTGACGCGGTCCATGCCGTCATTGACGAAGAAGTAGCATCGGGGACCGATATTCATGATTTAGCCGAAAAAATCACCGTGGATTCTATTTCTGCCCACCTATATACCCGCGGTCAACCTGATCCGGATTTAGTTATTCGCACCTCGGGAGAACAACGTCTGTCCGGGTTTTTAATATGGCAGGCAGCCTATTCAGAAATTTGGTTTACCGATACCTATTGGCCGGCTTTTCGTCGGATAGATTTTCTTCGTGCGTTACGGGAATATAGTGGTCGTTCTCGCAGATTCGGAAAGTAG
- a CDS encoding flavodoxin domain-containing protein: protein MSLVLHHSWYGSTRDYAAEFARRIDAEVLPLSHLHPQQLTQRSDGSPIVIFSAIHGPTMPAIDFVRRHPELVTLRPVAIACVGMTLLTEARQKDKMARSLGELAQNVARFYLPGRLLYSELSAKHRIMMTGIISALKAKPYRTDNEKAMIAGFGKDVDHTDYAELAPIVEWYDSNFG from the coding sequence ATGTCATTAGTCCTTCATCATTCGTGGTACGGGTCTACACGAGATTATGCTGCTGAATTTGCCCGCCGGATTGATGCTGAGGTGTTGCCTCTGTCCCACCTGCATCCCCAGCAACTCACTCAGAGATCTGATGGCAGTCCCATCGTGATTTTTAGTGCCATTCATGGGCCGACAATGCCCGCGATAGATTTTGTCCGACGCCATCCTGAGCTGGTCACCCTCCGTCCAGTAGCAATCGCCTGTGTGGGAATGACCTTGTTAACTGAAGCTCGTCAGAAGGATAAAATGGCTCGGAGTTTAGGCGAACTTGCGCAGAATGTAGCTCGGTTTTATCTTCCGGGTCGATTGTTATATTCAGAGTTATCCGCTAAGCACCGAATAATGATGACGGGTATAATTAGTGCGTTAAAGGCTAAACCATACCGTACTGACAATGAAAAAGCTATGATTGCCGGTTTCGGAAAGGATGTAGACCATACGGATTACGCAGAATTAGCCCCAATTGTAGAGTGGTATGACAGTAACTTCGGCTAG
- the coaA gene encoding type I pantothenate kinase, which translates to MARSSESTPYLDFDRASWRRLRQSMPQVLTEEEVYELRGIGENINLEEVSDVYLPLSRLIHLRVAAHQQLNETTETFLGSPTGRVPFIIGIAGSVAVGKSTTARLLQVLLQRWESHPRVDLVTTDGFLYPTAELNRRGIMKRKGFPESYDQRALLRFITEVKSGKPEAQAPVYSHTRYDRLPDTVQTIRQPDILILEGLNVLQTGPTLMVSDLFDFSVYVDAKTADIERWYIDRFLKLRNTAFREPDAHFAHYADLEDTIATMEAREIWQSINLPNLVENILPTRVRASLVLRKGSDHLVQKVRMRKI; encoded by the coding sequence ATGGCGCGATCCTCAGAATCTACCCCTTACCTTGACTTTGATCGGGCATCGTGGCGTCGGCTACGCCAGTCTATGCCCCAGGTTCTCACTGAGGAAGAGGTCTACGAACTCCGCGGGATCGGAGAAAACATCAATTTGGAAGAGGTATCCGACGTCTATCTGCCGCTCAGTCGTCTGATTCACCTCCGGGTAGCAGCCCACCAGCAGTTGAATGAAACAACTGAGACCTTCCTTGGTTCCCCTACTGGACGGGTCCCTTTTATCATCGGCATCGCCGGCTCAGTAGCTGTTGGGAAATCAACCACCGCTCGCTTATTGCAAGTGCTACTTCAACGTTGGGAGTCCCACCCTCGGGTTGATTTAGTAACCACCGACGGGTTTCTCTACCCCACCGCTGAATTGAATCGGCGCGGGATTATGAAACGTAAAGGATTCCCGGAATCTTATGACCAGCGAGCCCTCTTACGATTTATCACTGAAGTGAAATCTGGAAAACCAGAAGCCCAAGCTCCGGTCTATTCCCACACCCGATATGATCGTTTGCCCGATACGGTACAAACCATTCGCCAGCCTGATATTTTAATTTTGGAGGGCCTCAATGTTTTACAGACTGGGCCAACCCTCATGGTTTCCGATTTATTCGATTTTTCGGTGTATGTTGACGCTAAAACCGCGGATATCGAACGATGGTATATTGATCGTTTCTTAAAACTCCGGAATACTGCGTTCCGGGAACCAGACGCTCATTTCGCTCACTACGCAGACCTGGAAGACACCATAGCTACGATGGAAGCCAGAGAAATTTGGCAATCCATAAACTTACCGAACCTGGTGGAAAATATATTGCCTACGCGAGTTCGGGCATCACTGGTATTAAGAAAGGGTTCCGATCATCTAGTACAAAAAGTTAGGATGCGGAAAATCTAG
- the glyA gene encoding serine hydroxymethyltransferase — translation MPEQSTSTDVRNQPLVQLDPEVAQAIDGELARQRDTLEMIASENFVPRAVLQAQGSVLTNKYAEGYPGRRYYGGCENVDIIEDLARDRAKELFGAEFANVQPHSGAQANAAVLHALANAGDKIMGLSLDHGGHLTHGMKLNFSGKLYQVVAYGVDETTMRLDMDQVREQALKERPTVLIAGWSAYPRHLDFEAFRSIADEVGAKLWVDMAHFAGLVAADLHPSPIPHADVVSTTVHKTLGGPRSGMILARQEYAKKLNSAVFPGQQGGPLMHAIAAKAVALKIAATDDFKDRQARTLEGARILADRLTHTDVADTGISVLTGGTDVHLVMVDLRNSALDGQQGEDLLHEVGITVNRNTVPFDPRPPMVGSGLRIGTPALATRGFDAAAFSEVADIIASALVGGAQGSADVTALRQRVSALAEQYPLYEGLEQWPLH, via the coding sequence ATGCCGGAGCAGTCCACCAGCACGGATGTAAGAAATCAACCCTTAGTCCAGTTAGACCCCGAGGTGGCGCAGGCCATCGATGGGGAATTGGCACGTCAACGAGATACCTTGGAAATGATCGCCTCGGAGAATTTCGTGCCGCGTGCTGTCCTCCAAGCCCAGGGTTCTGTGCTGACCAATAAATATGCCGAAGGGTACCCAGGCCGCCGCTATTACGGGGGCTGCGAAAACGTCGATATCATCGAAGACTTGGCTCGGGATCGGGCAAAAGAGCTTTTTGGTGCGGAATTCGCGAATGTTCAACCCCATTCCGGAGCCCAAGCCAACGCCGCCGTCCTCCACGCTCTCGCAAACGCCGGTGACAAGATCATGGGCCTGTCCTTAGACCATGGTGGACACCTCACCCACGGAATGAAGCTCAATTTCTCCGGGAAGCTCTACCAGGTAGTGGCATACGGGGTAGATGAAACCACGATGCGCCTGGATATGGACCAGGTTCGGGAACAAGCACTCAAAGAACGCCCGACCGTCCTTATTGCTGGGTGGTCAGCCTACCCGCGGCATCTGGATTTTGAAGCGTTTCGCTCCATTGCCGATGAGGTCGGTGCCAAATTATGGGTTGACATGGCGCACTTCGCTGGCTTAGTAGCCGCAGATTTGCACCCAAGCCCTATCCCCCATGCTGATGTAGTGTCCACGACGGTTCACAAGACCTTAGGTGGGCCGAGGTCCGGGATGATCCTGGCGCGGCAAGAATACGCCAAGAAACTTAATTCAGCGGTATTCCCTGGGCAGCAAGGCGGGCCGTTGATGCACGCAATTGCGGCTAAAGCAGTAGCCCTTAAGATTGCAGCTACCGATGATTTTAAGGATCGTCAAGCTCGGACTCTCGAAGGTGCACGAATACTGGCAGATCGCCTCACTCATACCGATGTTGCAGACACCGGAATTAGCGTTTTGACCGGGGGAACGGATGTTCACTTGGTGATGGTGGATCTACGAAATTCCGCCTTAGACGGACAGCAAGGTGAAGACCTCCTTCACGAGGTGGGGATAACTGTTAACCGCAACACGGTGCCATTTGATCCTCGTCCACCGATGGTGGGATCTGGACTGCGGATTGGTACCCCGGCTCTTGCTACCCGTGGTTTTGATGCAGCTGCCTTTAGCGAAGTGGCTGACATCATTGCCAGTGCTCTCGTGGGCGGAGCACAAGGCTCAGCTGATGT